Genomic DNA from Penaeus monodon isolate SGIC_2016 chromosome 15, NSTDA_Pmon_1, whole genome shotgun sequence:
ACTAGAACTTCTGATAATTTTGTCATTTCTTATTTCCCCTGTTGTGAGNNNNNNNNNNNNNNNNNNNNNNNNNNNNNNNNNNNNNNNNNNNNNNNNNNNNNNNNNNNNNNNNNNNNNNNNNNNNNNNNNNNNNNNNNNNNNNNNNNNNNNNNNNNNNNNNNNNNNNNNNNNNNNNNNNNNNNNNNNNNNNNNNNNNNNNNNNNNNNNNNNNNNNNNNNNNNNNNNNNNNNNNNNNNNNNNNNNNNNNNNNNNNNNNNNNNNNNNNNNNNNNNNNNNNNNNNNNNNNNNNNNNNNNNNNNNNNNNNNNNNNNNNNNNNNNNNNNNNNNNNNNNNNNNNNNNNNNNNNNNNNNNNNNNNNNNNNNNNNNNNNNNNNNNNNNNNNNNNNNNNNNNNNNNNNNNNNNNNNNNNNNNNNNNNNNNNNNNNNNNNNNNNNNNNNNNNNNNNNNNNNNNNNNNNNNNNNNNNNNNNNNNNNNNNNNNNNNNNNNNNNTGATAATGTTCAATATTACTTTACTGATATTTGTGTTGTAATCAACCCCAGAAAATTCTTGTTTGCACTTCATTTGTTCTTTTGACAAGTGTTTTTCATTCATGTTTGTTGAGTGATTGAGATCGTTTAATGATTCTTTTTTGAGTTTCATTGCTTTGCTTTATGTCTAGAGTCATCTGGCATGTTGTGAATgatcatcttcataataaaacattatttttgtctttgttaattttgtttatttgaatTATTCTAAAATTGTCAACATTATCCAAAATTATTTATGCAAAGATAGATATTGAAAGTTACTGGATTCTGGATGTCTACAATTAAAGTGGACTTCATAGTCACctaaatcttttattttaaacaatttaCTTTTGCTATATCATCTACCtcaaatttcattgttttttttctctctgtatgtgttaCCAAGAGTGACACNNNNNNNNNNNNNNNNNNNNNNNNNNNNNNNNNNNNNNNNNNNNNNNNNTTTCCCTAGANNNNNNNNNNNNNNNNNNNNNNNNNNNNNNNNNNNNNNNNNNNNNNNNNNNNNNNNNNNNNNNNNNNNNNNNNNNNNNNNNNNNNNNNNNNNNNNNNNNNNNNNNNNNNNNNNNNNNNNNNNNNNNNNNNNNNNNNNNNNNNNNNNNNNNNNNNNNNNNNNNNNNNNNNNNNNNNNNNNNNNNNNNNNNNNNNNNNNNNNNNNNNNNNNNNNNNNNNNNNNNNNNNNNNNNNNNNNNNNNNNNNNNNNNNTTTCTCCCTTTTGAGTGCATGTCTCAAATCACCTTGTGTGTTCTCTATGATGTATTTTTGAAAAACAGATTTACTGatttcttctatctattaatTCTATTAGAGTTAAAATTTGGNNNNNNNNNNNNNNNNNNNNNNNNNNNNNNNNNNNNNNNNNNNNNNNNNNNNNNNNNNNNNNNNNNNNNNNNNNNNNNNNNNNNNNNNNNNNNNNNNNNNNNNCCCTAGACAGGGGTGCAAGNNNNNNNNNNNNNNNNNNNNNNNNNNNNNNNNNNNNNNNNNNNNNNNNNNNNNNNNNNNNNNNNNNNNNNNNNNNGTNNNNNNNNNNNNNNNNNNNNNNNNNNNNNNNNNNNNNNNNNNNNNNNNNNNNNNNNNNNNNNNNNNNNNNNNNNNNNNNNNNNNNNNNNNNNNNNNNNNNNNNNNNNNNNNNNNNNNNNNNNNNNNNNNNNNNNNNNNNNNNNNNNNNNNNNNNNNNNNNNNNNNNNNNNNNNNNNNNNNNNNNNNNNNNNNNNNNNNNNNNNNNNNNNNNNNNNNNNNNNNNNATTAGATGGGTCTTTCAATTAAACAAGTATTACATTGCTCGATTTACTTGCTTTTCTTTTGGTGTGACGTTTTTCGCTGATCGCCACAGACGTTGGCTGCTACTTCCGtccgctttctttttctttccgacTGTTTTCGTTATAGTAGTATTTTCTTTTGGTCTCTTTGTTTCTGAGTCTATTCCAAGGTCACTTCCGTCTTCATATTTCAAAATTCATATTAGGAAAGttcgcccttcccccctttagTAAGTAAACACTATCGACCTTTCCAGATGACGTCACGTTTGGTCGTTTAAGTTACTAAACTGTAAATAACTGTTCGCAGAGAATCATCAACCCCCTTTataaaataacaactaaaatggAATGTGGCAATATAAAAATGTGAATAGTTGAGATACATCTGTAAGATATTGCACGAATGATAAAATGCACTGTatgtatattgaaaatgatactaaAGGTCAACAAGTGTAGTAGAGTTTAACACTgcagaaatattttgaaatagaTACCTGTTTTAGGGTNNNNNNNNNNNNNNNNNNNNNNNNNNNNNNNNNNNNNNNNNNNNNNNNNNNNNNNNNNNNNNNNNNNNNNNNNNNNNNNNNNNNNNNNNNNNNNNNNNNNNNNNNNNNNNNNNNNNNNNNNNNNNNNNNNNAACTGTAAGATTAAGAAAGAATTGTGAAATGCAAAAAATAGGCAAAAAGATTCAAGAATGTCATCTAAATTCATCCTTTAATACATACcatataaattcttattattactgaatCATTAACTTTTTAGTGAAAATTATAAACCTACCCTTGTGAACtttttgataatgatttttatgtagaaaaaatatatatatatattcactacagAATACTGTAGCAGAacatacagacaatatatatttttcatttatcgttTTTTAATAGGAAACAAATACACAGCTTGAAAAAAcacttataaaatattttgtcatAAATAAATATTCGAATGAGGGGAGATCAAACACTATAATATCAGGTCATTTTAAAAGTTCCTAAATCCTAATCAATTTTTATGATGTACTGATGACCAAAGACATAACAGCAAAGCAAAATTTTAAGAGCATGAGCCAGTCTAGTTAAGATAAGTTCATTATCTAATTTTATACCCTTTTAACCATTTCCTTTTCTGAATACTAAACATTATGCAttgtctatatctgtatacaaAGTTACTCATCTGTTCACATCagtaaattaaaatgaaaacatttaCAAAATTAGACTGCACAGCCATGAACATTTAACTATAATGTACTTTAACCCTTAAAGGACACACCATACAAGGATATGCACTCGCAAAGGTGGTCTTAGAACAACTCTANNNNNNNNNNNNNNNNNNNNNNNNNNNNNNNNNNNNNNNNNNNNNNNNNNNNNNNNNNNNNNNNNNNNNNNNNNNNNNNNNNNNNNNNNNNNNNNNNNNNNNNNNNNNNNNNNNNNNNNNNNNNNNNNNNNNNNNNNNNNNNNNNNNNNNNNNNNNNNNNNNNNNNNNNNNNNNNNNNNNNNNNNNNNCATCCTATCAGACACAGATGTGCTACATTAGAGCTCTAAGCCATCACTTCTTTTTACTTTAATTCAGTTTGCATAAAAAACTAGCTGCAATTTTGGAATCTGCAAATCAAAATCTATATTACGTGAGGGAAAGATCACAATCATTCCCCGGTGTCTTGTGGGAATATTGGTACAATTGTTCTGTATCTTCTACATCTTCACGCATGCCTAACTATCCTATCCTTTTGGAGTTAACACCAATTTACTTACAAagacaatataaatagatattgcaGGAAAATCCATATTACAAAACAGTTTTGCTGAAAAACAAGACAATTTCAAAATCCTCCAGTATTTCACCTTCCTGTCTAAAGAGGTGAATAAGaggtatataaaaggaaaaaatagaagtaaCACAAGCAATCACAAACTGAAACAGGTCAGGCTAGGTCAAGTTAGAGGGTTAGGAAGTCTATGGGAATCGTATTCATAACATGCAAAGAAAGGtttattttttgtgaatgtaGGACATGAGACTATTCCATAACATTAAGAGaaacaaaatttataagaaaatcaTATTATGTTAAATGGGGAGAAACATAATACATAGTTCATATTACAAgctacaagaaagagaaaaatcagctatagaatgaggagaaagggaagagcagAAAATGATGGGAAACTTACAAATCTCTAgaaattttaatttctctctttatttagttCAAAATACATCATCCAGTATTAGAATAAAACATTCCATGAATAATCTTTAAAATCCTAAAAAGGTCTTTTTAAAATAGGACTTTCTCAGATGACTAGGCAAGTGATGTCCATGATACAATATNNNNNNNNNNNNNNNNNNNNNNNNNNNNNNNNNNNNNNNNNNNNNNNNNNNNNNNNNNNNTAAAGGaataattacatttaatatttatgataacttGTACATATTACAGGTATTGAGAAAATAGACTGAGCATTTACTGCAGTCTCTTTTATGTGCTCATATCAAAAACTTGTAAAtgctgctattttttttcttctttcacataTCCTTCAACTTTTTCATATCTCTGATCCTCTTCCTCAGATGACAAATTCTCACTGTCTGATTTACTGGAATGTCTGTGCGAGCTTTTGGATNNNNNNNNNNNNNNNNNNNNNNNNNNNNNNNNNNNNNNNNNNNNNNNNNNNNNNNNGCGGTCTGTCCAGGTGCTCTCTCCTTCATCTGAGCTGCCCCTCCTCTCTGATTCTGAGCTTGATAGCTCTCCATCCTCTGTATCCTTTTCAACTTTAATTCTCTTCTTGaattctttctcattcctttctccaTATTTACCTTCCAACTTGTCTGAatattgttctctctctgtctcatatttcctctctttttcttctgtatgGTAGTATTCTGAGTAATATttgtgtctttccctttcctttctttccttgtaATAATCTTTTTCAAATTCATTTATGCATCTTTTATCCTGTTCTTTTANNNNNNNNNNNNNNNNNNNNNNNNNNNNNNNNNNNNNNNNNNNNNNNNNNNNNNNNNNNNNNNNNNNNNNNNNNNNNNNNNNNNNNNNNNNNNNNNNNNNNNNNNNNNNNNNNNNNNNNNNNNNTACCTCATCAAAATTGCCTTCccatttgttgttttttctatattcCCTCGCTTCGTAATCGCACCTCTCACGGCTGTTTGTCCTTCTATAGGCCGTTTCTTGTTCTCTaccttctcctctatttctcttccttgaCTCAATGCTGTCATGTCTGTTTACTCTTCTATCATATCTACTGTCACCCTCTTGCTCTTTTCGCCTATCTCGCCTGTCTCTCCCATCACCACAATCATGAGACCTTCTAAATGGGCTGCTGTCTTCCTCCCCTCTGGAAGAACTAgcactctctttcttgctctggCTGCTGTGTTCCTTTTGGTCACTGGGATGCTGTTCCTCCTTGCCAATTTCATCTCGGGGTTCAGAAGTTTGGTGGGGAGCATCAGTTTCTAAATCTGTAGCTCCTATAAACACCATCATGTTGTGTATTATTTCTCTGGCCacctgaaagagaaataaaagccaTATTAAATATTcccaataataagaaataattactgGAGACCTAAAACCCACATAATGAATGAAGTAATAAACATACTTCTATAATCTTTTAGGATGTAATATCAGCAACTTTTATAGTAAAACCTATACATCTTACAAAGGttagctcaatttttttttccctaaaaatactAAGATTTACAATAAGTACTACAACACTATCATAACaatgcaaaacaaagaaaataacctgTTGTTTCATGGACAAAATATCTAtacagaatgaatgaatgaaaggggTAGGACatcaatatgcaaataaataatttaaaaatataatattaaaaaattatcagtAGAACTTACTTCTGTatgacttttgttttttgttgagaCCTTCGTTCTATATGCCTGTCGTCGTCTCTTGAAATCCCTCATTGCCTTTGCCAACTCAAGGCCAGACAACTCCTTTGGCTGCGCCTCCTTCTTATATGCATTCTCCTGCATTGAAAATGATTTTAAGAATTTGTTCAGTGGTCTTCCAACATTTTAATTTCTCTTACTTAACAAANNNNNNNNNNNNNNNNNNNNNNNNNNNNNNNNNNNNNNNNNNNNNNNNNNNNNNNNNNNNNNNNNNNNNNNNNNNNNNNNNNNNNNNNNNNNNNNNNNNNNNNNNNNNNNNNNNNNNNNNNNNNNNNNNNNNNNNNNNNNNNNNNNNNNNNNNNNNNNNNNNNNNNNNNNNNNNNNNNNNNNNNNNNNNNNNNNNNNNNNNNNNNNNNNNNNNNNNNNNNNNNNNNNNNNNNNNNNNNNNNNNNNNNNNNNNNNNNNNNNNNNNNNNNNNNNNNNNNNNNNNNNNNNNNNNNNNNNNNNNNNNNNNNNNNNNNNNNNNNNNNNNNNNNNNNNNNNNNNNNNNNNNNNNNNNNNNNNNNNNNNNNNNNNNNNNNNNNNNNNNNNNNNNNNNNNNNNNNNNNNNNNNNNNNNNNNNNNNNNNNNNNNNNNNN
This window encodes:
- the LOC119581874 gene encoding U11/U12 small nuclear ribonucleoprotein 48 kDa protein-like (The sequence of the model RefSeq protein was modified relative to this genomic sequence to represent the inferred CDS: added 180 bases not found in genome assembly), producing the protein MMQQNLSHSSRSKYLNNLEDFLETARDSLRNFTETLGWSEIKDVTDVPSNSGMTRSPEKSNEFNDEPLLPALPVKGVSAVTIDADVQRNVLAAYRRPDAPDLRQPPLAAGELIANFSRQERLALYEYTLQNAAGMAPPPELSMMENAYKKEAQPKELSGLELAKAMRDFKRRRQAYRTKVSTKNKSHTEVAREIIHNMMVFIGATDLETDAPHQTSEPRDEIGKEEQHPSDQKEHSSQSKKESASSSRGEEDSSPFRRSHDCGDGRDRRDRRKEQEGDSRYDRRVNRHDSIESRKRNRGEGREQETAYRRTNSRERCDYEAREYRKNNKWEGNFDEVRDDKQVDRRREREGEYRREKEGVYRGRSREERSWEERGREKVKEQDKRCINEFEKDYYKERKERERHKYYSEYYHTEEKERKYETEREQYSDKLEGKYGERNEKEFKKRIKVEKDTEDGELSSSESERRGSSDEGESTWTDRKKKRKMKKKKSKRKHKKKKSKSSHRHSSKSDSENLSSEEEDQRYEKVEGYVKEEKK